A region from the Anoplolepis gracilipes chromosome 2, ASM4749672v1, whole genome shotgun sequence genome encodes:
- the Pkc98e gene encoding protein kinase C isoform X3, whose protein sequence is MFTGTIKIEICEAMGLRATDKQRKFWQDEPILDPYVQMDVDENHLDRSSTKLKTFNPVWNESFTYEVQDAVTLGLTVFHDAALPPDYFVANCSIPFEELVNRNGKTTDFWVDLEPQGKLRVKIDLQWNDQGKKISIFDKYIWFNIFKLNILDRQSTCGTGGDGESISGRSIGSINSSKEPRREFKERQGFYRRRGAMRRRIHQVNGHKFMATFLRQPTFCSHCREFIWGLGKQGYQCQVCTCVVHKRCHKLVITKCPGMKDEGKGTGLQSNQDTEGTRFSIDMPHRFVVHNYKRFTFCDHCGSLLYGLFKQGLQCEACNMNVHKRCQKNVPNSCGINTKAMADILKTMNISADKQVKTPKINYRVTGPPAPTVTVTDEMATDNLQAKGGETPINANENAVPVNGSEQRKFGIHDFNFIKVLGKGSFGKVMLVERKSNPDEIYAVKILRKDVIIQDDDVDCTMTEKRILALAAKHPFLTAIHSCFQTTDRLFFVMEYVNGGDLMFHIQKARKFDEARARFYAAEVTLALQFLHKNHVIYRDLKLDNILLDSEGHCKLADFGMCKENIIEGETTTSTFCGTPDYIAPEILQELQYGASVDWWALGVLMYEMMAGQPPFEADNEDELFESILRDDVLYPIWISKEAVSILKGFMTKNPAKRLGCVAANGGENAIKVHPFFQHMDWEALEARRVKPPIRPKIKNEKDAMNFDTEFTKEDPVLTPEDAEEVSYINQEEFRGFSMVNKDFNPARFAAQ, encoded by the exons ATGTTTACGGGTACGATCAAGATCGAGATCTGCGAGGCGATGGGTCTCCGCGCGACCGACAAGCAGCGCAAGTTCTGGCAGGATGAGCCTATACTCGACCCGTACGTGCAGATGGACGTCGACGAGAATCACCTGGATCGCTCGTCGACCAAACTAAAGACCTTCAACCCGGTGTGGAACGAGTCCTTTACCTACGAAGTGCAGGACGCAGTCACGCTGGGCCTCACCGTCTTCCACGACGCGGCACTGCCGCCGGATTACTTCGTTGCCAATTGCAGCATCCCGTTCGAGGAGCTCGTCAACCGAAACGGCAAGACCACCGACTTCTGG gtTGATTTGGAACCTCAGGGAAAACTAAGGGTGAAGATAGATTTGCAGTGGAATGATCAGGGTAAGAAAATctcaatatttgataaatatatatggttcaatatatttaaacttaatattttagatcGACAATCGACTTGCGGCACAGGGGGCGATGGAGAAAGTATCAGTGGAAGAAGCATCGGCAGCATTAATTCCAGCAAAGAACCGCGCCGAGAATTTAAGGAGAGACAGGGCTTTTATCGTCGGAGGGGTGCTATGCGACGAAGGATTCATCAAGTGAACGGGCACAAATTCATGGCTACCTTTCTCAGGCAACCGACATTCTGTTCGCACTGCCGTGAATTCATATG GGGCTTGGGCAAGCAGGGCTATCAGTGTCAAG TATGCACTTGTGTAGTCCACAAGAGATGTCACAAATTAGTGATAACCAAATGTCCAGGAATGAAAGATGAG GGTAAAGGAACTGGATTACAGTCGAATCAAGACACAGAAGGCACGCGCTTCAGCATAGACATGCCACATCGCTTTGTTGTTCATAATTACAagagatttacattttgtgaCCACTGTGGATCCCTGTTGTATGGTTTATTTAAGCAAGGTTTACAATGTGAGG CTTGTAACATGAACGTTCATAAACGGTGTCAGAAGAATGTACCAAACAGTTGCGGTATCAATACTAAAGCTATGGCGGATATTCTGAAAACGATGAACATCTCTGCGGACAAACAAGTGAAAACTCCGAAAATCAATTACAGAGTAACGGGTCCACCAGCACCTACAGTCACAGTTACAGACGAGATGGCGACAGACAATTTACAAGCGAAAGGAGGGGAAACACCAATTAATGCAAATGAAAATGCAGTGCCTGTTAACGGCAGTGAACAAAGAAAATTCGGTATAcacgattttaattttatcaaggtCCTCGGTAAAGGCAGTTTCGGTAAAGTGATGCTAGTGGAACGAAAGAGTAATCCCGACGAAATTTACGCCGTGAAAATCTTGAGGAAAGACGTCATTATTCAAGACGATGACGTGGACTGCACAATGACGGAAAAGAGAATCTTGGCCCTAGCGGCAAAGCATCCTTTTCTGACAGCCATCCATAGTTGCTTCCAAACGACTGATCGACTTTTCTTTGTTATGGAATACGTGAATGGAG GTGATCTCATGTTCCACATTCAGAAGGCTCGAAAGTTTGACGAAGCGAGGGCACGCTTCTACGCAGCAGAAGTGACACTTGCCCTTCAGTTCCTGCACAAAAATCACGTTATATATCGCGATCTAAAATTGGATAATATATTGCTGGATTCGGAGGGACATTGTAAACTGGCAGACTTTGGAATGtgtaaagagaatataatcGAAGGAGAAACGACCACATCGACATTTTGCGGCACGCCAGATTACATAGCTCCCGAGATCTTACAGGAATTGCAGTATGGTGCCAGCGTCGATTGGTGGGCTCTCGGTGTTTTGATGTACGAAATGATGGCTGGACAGCCACCGTTCGAAGCCGATAACGAGGACGAGCTTTTTGAATCAATCCTACGAGATGACGTACTGTATCCAATATGGATTTCCAAGGAAGCCGTGTCTATTTTGAAAGGTTTCATGACTAAAAATCCTGCCAAGCGATTAGGTTGTGTCGCAGCTAACGGCGGCGAAAATGCCATAAAGGTCCATCCATTTTTCCAACACATGGATTGGGAAGCGCTTGAAGCGCGCAGAGTGAAACCACCAATTAGACCTAAAATT aaaaacgAGAAAGACGCTATGAACTTTGATACGGAATTCACGAAGGAGGATCCAGTATTAACACCGGAAGACGCGGAGGAAGTGAGCTACATCAATCAAGAGGAATTTCGCGGTTTCTCTATGGTCAACAAGGACTTTAATCCAGCCAGGTTTGCAGCGCAATAA
- the Pkc98e gene encoding protein kinase C isoform X2: MFTGTIKIEICEAMGLRATDKQRKFWQDEPILDPYVQMDVDENHLDRSSTKLKTFNPVWNESFTYEVQDAVTLGLTVFHDAALPPDYFVANCSIPFEELVNRNGKTTDFWVDLEPQGKLRVKIDLQWNDQDRQSTCGTGGDGESISGRSIGSINSSKEPRREFKERQGFYRRRGAMRRRIHQVNGHKFMATFLRQPTFCSHCREFIWGLGKQGYQCQVCTCVVHKRCHKLVITKCPGMKDESNQDTEGTRFSIDMPHRFVVHNYKRFTFCDHCGSLLYGLFKQGLQCEACNMNVHKRCQKNVPNSCGINTKAMADILKTMNISADKQVKTPKINYRVTGPPAPTVTVTDEMATDNLQAKGGETPINANENAVPVNGSEQRKFGIHDFNFIKVLGKGSFGKVMLVERKSNPDEIYAVKILRKDVIIQDDDVDCTMTEKRILALAAKHPFLTAIHSCFQTTDRLFFVMEYVNGGDLMFHIQKARKFDEARARFYAAEVTLALQFLHKNHVIYRDLKLDNILLDSEGHCKLADFGMCKENIIEGETTTSTFCGTPDYIAPEILQELQYGASVDWWALGVLMYEMMAGQPPFEADNEDELFESILRDDVLYPIWISKEAVSILKGFMTKNPAKRLGCVAANGGENAIKVHPFFQHMDWEALEARRVKPPIRPKIKNEKDAMNFDTEFTKEDPVLTPEDAEEVSYINQEEFRGFSMVNKDFNPARFAAQ; the protein is encoded by the exons ATGTTTACGGGTACGATCAAGATCGAGATCTGCGAGGCGATGGGTCTCCGCGCGACCGACAAGCAGCGCAAGTTCTGGCAGGATGAGCCTATACTCGACCCGTACGTGCAGATGGACGTCGACGAGAATCACCTGGATCGCTCGTCGACCAAACTAAAGACCTTCAACCCGGTGTGGAACGAGTCCTTTACCTACGAAGTGCAGGACGCAGTCACGCTGGGCCTCACCGTCTTCCACGACGCGGCACTGCCGCCGGATTACTTCGTTGCCAATTGCAGCATCCCGTTCGAGGAGCTCGTCAACCGAAACGGCAAGACCACCGACTTCTGG gtTGATTTGGAACCTCAGGGAAAACTAAGGGTGAAGATAGATTTGCAGTGGAATGATCAGG atcGACAATCGACTTGCGGCACAGGGGGCGATGGAGAAAGTATCAGTGGAAGAAGCATCGGCAGCATTAATTCCAGCAAAGAACCGCGCCGAGAATTTAAGGAGAGACAGGGCTTTTATCGTCGGAGGGGTGCTATGCGACGAAGGATTCATCAAGTGAACGGGCACAAATTCATGGCTACCTTTCTCAGGCAACCGACATTCTGTTCGCACTGCCGTGAATTCATATG GGGCTTGGGCAAGCAGGGCTATCAGTGTCAAG TATGCACTTGTGTAGTCCACAAGAGATGTCACAAATTAGTGATAACCAAATGTCCAGGAATGAAAGATGAG TCGAATCAAGACACAGAAGGCACGCGCTTCAGCATAGACATGCCACATCGCTTTGTTGTTCATAATTACAagagatttacattttgtgaCCACTGTGGATCCCTGTTGTATGGTTTATTTAAGCAAGGTTTACAATGTGAGG CTTGTAACATGAACGTTCATAAACGGTGTCAGAAGAATGTACCAAACAGTTGCGGTATCAATACTAAAGCTATGGCGGATATTCTGAAAACGATGAACATCTCTGCGGACAAACAAGTGAAAACTCCGAAAATCAATTACAGAGTAACGGGTCCACCAGCACCTACAGTCACAGTTACAGACGAGATGGCGACAGACAATTTACAAGCGAAAGGAGGGGAAACACCAATTAATGCAAATGAAAATGCAGTGCCTGTTAACGGCAGTGAACAAAGAAAATTCGGTATAcacgattttaattttatcaaggtCCTCGGTAAAGGCAGTTTCGGTAAAGTGATGCTAGTGGAACGAAAGAGTAATCCCGACGAAATTTACGCCGTGAAAATCTTGAGGAAAGACGTCATTATTCAAGACGATGACGTGGACTGCACAATGACGGAAAAGAGAATCTTGGCCCTAGCGGCAAAGCATCCTTTTCTGACAGCCATCCATAGTTGCTTCCAAACGACTGATCGACTTTTCTTTGTTATGGAATACGTGAATGGAG GTGATCTCATGTTCCACATTCAGAAGGCTCGAAAGTTTGACGAAGCGAGGGCACGCTTCTACGCAGCAGAAGTGACACTTGCCCTTCAGTTCCTGCACAAAAATCACGTTATATATCGCGATCTAAAATTGGATAATATATTGCTGGATTCGGAGGGACATTGTAAACTGGCAGACTTTGGAATGtgtaaagagaatataatcGAAGGAGAAACGACCACATCGACATTTTGCGGCACGCCAGATTACATAGCTCCCGAGATCTTACAGGAATTGCAGTATGGTGCCAGCGTCGATTGGTGGGCTCTCGGTGTTTTGATGTACGAAATGATGGCTGGACAGCCACCGTTCGAAGCCGATAACGAGGACGAGCTTTTTGAATCAATCCTACGAGATGACGTACTGTATCCAATATGGATTTCCAAGGAAGCCGTGTCTATTTTGAAAGGTTTCATGACTAAAAATCCTGCCAAGCGATTAGGTTGTGTCGCAGCTAACGGCGGCGAAAATGCCATAAAGGTCCATCCATTTTTCCAACACATGGATTGGGAAGCGCTTGAAGCGCGCAGAGTGAAACCACCAATTAGACCTAAAATT aaaaacgAGAAAGACGCTATGAACTTTGATACGGAATTCACGAAGGAGGATCCAGTATTAACACCGGAAGACGCGGAGGAAGTGAGCTACATCAATCAAGAGGAATTTCGCGGTTTCTCTATGGTCAACAAGGACTTTAATCCAGCCAGGTTTGCAGCGCAATAA
- the Pkc98e gene encoding protein kinase C isoform X1, with protein MFTGTIKIEICEAMGLRATDKQRKFWQDEPILDPYVQMDVDENHLDRSSTKLKTFNPVWNESFTYEVQDAVTLGLTVFHDAALPPDYFVANCSIPFEELVNRNGKTTDFWVDLEPQGKLRVKIDLQWNDQDRQSTCGTGGDGESISGRSIGSINSSKEPRREFKERQGFYRRRGAMRRRIHQVNGHKFMATFLRQPTFCSHCREFIWGLGKQGYQCQVCTCVVHKRCHKLVITKCPGMKDEGKGTGLQSNQDTEGTRFSIDMPHRFVVHNYKRFTFCDHCGSLLYGLFKQGLQCEACNMNVHKRCQKNVPNSCGINTKAMADILKTMNISADKQVKTPKINYRVTGPPAPTVTVTDEMATDNLQAKGGETPINANENAVPVNGSEQRKFGIHDFNFIKVLGKGSFGKVMLVERKSNPDEIYAVKILRKDVIIQDDDVDCTMTEKRILALAAKHPFLTAIHSCFQTTDRLFFVMEYVNGGDLMFHIQKARKFDEARARFYAAEVTLALQFLHKNHVIYRDLKLDNILLDSEGHCKLADFGMCKENIIEGETTTSTFCGTPDYIAPEILQELQYGASVDWWALGVLMYEMMAGQPPFEADNEDELFESILRDDVLYPIWISKEAVSILKGFMTKNPAKRLGCVAANGGENAIKVHPFFQHMDWEALEARRVKPPIRPKIKNEKDAMNFDTEFTKEDPVLTPEDAEEVSYINQEEFRGFSMVNKDFNPARWRMR; from the exons ATGTTTACGGGTACGATCAAGATCGAGATCTGCGAGGCGATGGGTCTCCGCGCGACCGACAAGCAGCGCAAGTTCTGGCAGGATGAGCCTATACTCGACCCGTACGTGCAGATGGACGTCGACGAGAATCACCTGGATCGCTCGTCGACCAAACTAAAGACCTTCAACCCGGTGTGGAACGAGTCCTTTACCTACGAAGTGCAGGACGCAGTCACGCTGGGCCTCACCGTCTTCCACGACGCGGCACTGCCGCCGGATTACTTCGTTGCCAATTGCAGCATCCCGTTCGAGGAGCTCGTCAACCGAAACGGCAAGACCACCGACTTCTGG gtTGATTTGGAACCTCAGGGAAAACTAAGGGTGAAGATAGATTTGCAGTGGAATGATCAGG atcGACAATCGACTTGCGGCACAGGGGGCGATGGAGAAAGTATCAGTGGAAGAAGCATCGGCAGCATTAATTCCAGCAAAGAACCGCGCCGAGAATTTAAGGAGAGACAGGGCTTTTATCGTCGGAGGGGTGCTATGCGACGAAGGATTCATCAAGTGAACGGGCACAAATTCATGGCTACCTTTCTCAGGCAACCGACATTCTGTTCGCACTGCCGTGAATTCATATG GGGCTTGGGCAAGCAGGGCTATCAGTGTCAAG TATGCACTTGTGTAGTCCACAAGAGATGTCACAAATTAGTGATAACCAAATGTCCAGGAATGAAAGATGAG GGTAAAGGAACTGGATTACAGTCGAATCAAGACACAGAAGGCACGCGCTTCAGCATAGACATGCCACATCGCTTTGTTGTTCATAATTACAagagatttacattttgtgaCCACTGTGGATCCCTGTTGTATGGTTTATTTAAGCAAGGTTTACAATGTGAGG CTTGTAACATGAACGTTCATAAACGGTGTCAGAAGAATGTACCAAACAGTTGCGGTATCAATACTAAAGCTATGGCGGATATTCTGAAAACGATGAACATCTCTGCGGACAAACAAGTGAAAACTCCGAAAATCAATTACAGAGTAACGGGTCCACCAGCACCTACAGTCACAGTTACAGACGAGATGGCGACAGACAATTTACAAGCGAAAGGAGGGGAAACACCAATTAATGCAAATGAAAATGCAGTGCCTGTTAACGGCAGTGAACAAAGAAAATTCGGTATAcacgattttaattttatcaaggtCCTCGGTAAAGGCAGTTTCGGTAAAGTGATGCTAGTGGAACGAAAGAGTAATCCCGACGAAATTTACGCCGTGAAAATCTTGAGGAAAGACGTCATTATTCAAGACGATGACGTGGACTGCACAATGACGGAAAAGAGAATCTTGGCCCTAGCGGCAAAGCATCCTTTTCTGACAGCCATCCATAGTTGCTTCCAAACGACTGATCGACTTTTCTTTGTTATGGAATACGTGAATGGAG GTGATCTCATGTTCCACATTCAGAAGGCTCGAAAGTTTGACGAAGCGAGGGCACGCTTCTACGCAGCAGAAGTGACACTTGCCCTTCAGTTCCTGCACAAAAATCACGTTATATATCGCGATCTAAAATTGGATAATATATTGCTGGATTCGGAGGGACATTGTAAACTGGCAGACTTTGGAATGtgtaaagagaatataatcGAAGGAGAAACGACCACATCGACATTTTGCGGCACGCCAGATTACATAGCTCCCGAGATCTTACAGGAATTGCAGTATGGTGCCAGCGTCGATTGGTGGGCTCTCGGTGTTTTGATGTACGAAATGATGGCTGGACAGCCACCGTTCGAAGCCGATAACGAGGACGAGCTTTTTGAATCAATCCTACGAGATGACGTACTGTATCCAATATGGATTTCCAAGGAAGCCGTGTCTATTTTGAAAGGTTTCATGACTAAAAATCCTGCCAAGCGATTAGGTTGTGTCGCAGCTAACGGCGGCGAAAATGCCATAAAGGTCCATCCATTTTTCCAACACATGGATTGGGAAGCGCTTGAAGCGCGCAGAGTGAAACCACCAATTAGACCTAAAATT aaaaacgAGAAAGACGCTATGAACTTTGATACGGAATTCACGAAGGAGGATCCAGTATTAACACCGGAAGACGCGGAGGAAGTGAGCTACATCAATCAAGAGGAATTTCGCGGTTTCTCTATGGTCAACAAGGACTTTAATCCAGCCAG GTGGCGGATGCGCTAA
- the Pkc98e gene encoding calcium-independent protein kinase C isoform X4 — MKDEGKGTGLQSNQDTEGTRFSIDMPHRFVVHNYKRFTFCDHCGSLLYGLFKQGLQCEACNMNVHKRCQKNVPNSCGINTKAMADILKTMNISADKQVKTPKINYRVTGPPAPTVTVTDEMATDNLQAKGGETPINANENAVPVNGSEQRKFGIHDFNFIKVLGKGSFGKVMLVERKSNPDEIYAVKILRKDVIIQDDDVDCTMTEKRILALAAKHPFLTAIHSCFQTTDRLFFVMEYVNGGDLMFHIQKARKFDEARARFYAAEVTLALQFLHKNHVIYRDLKLDNILLDSEGHCKLADFGMCKENIIEGETTTSTFCGTPDYIAPEILQELQYGASVDWWALGVLMYEMMAGQPPFEADNEDELFESILRDDVLYPIWISKEAVSILKGFMTKNPAKRLGCVAANGGENAIKVHPFFQHMDWEALEARRVKPPIRPKIKNEKDAMNFDTEFTKEDPVLTPEDAEEVSYINQEEFRGFSMVNKDFNPARFAAQ; from the exons ATGAAAGATGAG GGTAAAGGAACTGGATTACAGTCGAATCAAGACACAGAAGGCACGCGCTTCAGCATAGACATGCCACATCGCTTTGTTGTTCATAATTACAagagatttacattttgtgaCCACTGTGGATCCCTGTTGTATGGTTTATTTAAGCAAGGTTTACAATGTGAGG CTTGTAACATGAACGTTCATAAACGGTGTCAGAAGAATGTACCAAACAGTTGCGGTATCAATACTAAAGCTATGGCGGATATTCTGAAAACGATGAACATCTCTGCGGACAAACAAGTGAAAACTCCGAAAATCAATTACAGAGTAACGGGTCCACCAGCACCTACAGTCACAGTTACAGACGAGATGGCGACAGACAATTTACAAGCGAAAGGAGGGGAAACACCAATTAATGCAAATGAAAATGCAGTGCCTGTTAACGGCAGTGAACAAAGAAAATTCGGTATAcacgattttaattttatcaaggtCCTCGGTAAAGGCAGTTTCGGTAAAGTGATGCTAGTGGAACGAAAGAGTAATCCCGACGAAATTTACGCCGTGAAAATCTTGAGGAAAGACGTCATTATTCAAGACGATGACGTGGACTGCACAATGACGGAAAAGAGAATCTTGGCCCTAGCGGCAAAGCATCCTTTTCTGACAGCCATCCATAGTTGCTTCCAAACGACTGATCGACTTTTCTTTGTTATGGAATACGTGAATGGAG GTGATCTCATGTTCCACATTCAGAAGGCTCGAAAGTTTGACGAAGCGAGGGCACGCTTCTACGCAGCAGAAGTGACACTTGCCCTTCAGTTCCTGCACAAAAATCACGTTATATATCGCGATCTAAAATTGGATAATATATTGCTGGATTCGGAGGGACATTGTAAACTGGCAGACTTTGGAATGtgtaaagagaatataatcGAAGGAGAAACGACCACATCGACATTTTGCGGCACGCCAGATTACATAGCTCCCGAGATCTTACAGGAATTGCAGTATGGTGCCAGCGTCGATTGGTGGGCTCTCGGTGTTTTGATGTACGAAATGATGGCTGGACAGCCACCGTTCGAAGCCGATAACGAGGACGAGCTTTTTGAATCAATCCTACGAGATGACGTACTGTATCCAATATGGATTTCCAAGGAAGCCGTGTCTATTTTGAAAGGTTTCATGACTAAAAATCCTGCCAAGCGATTAGGTTGTGTCGCAGCTAACGGCGGCGAAAATGCCATAAAGGTCCATCCATTTTTCCAACACATGGATTGGGAAGCGCTTGAAGCGCGCAGAGTGAAACCACCAATTAGACCTAAAATT aaaaacgAGAAAGACGCTATGAACTTTGATACGGAATTCACGAAGGAGGATCCAGTATTAACACCGGAAGACGCGGAGGAAGTGAGCTACATCAATCAAGAGGAATTTCGCGGTTTCTCTATGGTCAACAAGGACTTTAATCCAGCCAGGTTTGCAGCGCAATAA